The Urbifossiella limnaea nucleotide sequence GGCATGGTCCGCGGCGCGGAGAACCGCGCAAAGGTGGTCGCCAACGCCTTTCGGCTGCTGAAGCCGGGCGGGCAGTTCGTGCTGCACGTCCACAACCGCTACTTCCGCGGGCTGGGTAGCGGTGTCGTGTGGCGGCAGCGCTGGCGCACGCTGCTGGGCCGCGCCGACGCCGGCGACGTGACGATGCCGCAGGCCTACGGCGGGGCGCCGCTGACGCTCCACCACTTCACCCGCCGCGGCGCCGTGCGACTGCTGGAAGCGGCGGGCTTTCGGGTGGTCGAGGTGGCGGCGGTTGGCGTGGACGGCGCGCCGGCGCGGGGCGCGTATGGGTATCTCATGCTGGCCGAGCGGGGCCGCGTCAGCGCCCCGTGCGACGGCGCTGTGAACCACGTTTGACGTGATCGAATCGCGTCGGCACGGGGGGGCGCTCAAGCGACCCCGCTCAACTCGGCTTCACGACAAACCGACTCCCCACCACCGCCGCGACGAGCAGCCCGCCCGACAGATAGAACGCGCCGTCGAGCGTGCCGGTGGCGTCCTTGATGAACCCGGCGATCTGCGGGACGAAGAACGCGATCCCCCAGCCGAGGAACACCAGCCCGTAGTTCAGGCCCAGGTTCTTCGCGCCGAAGAAGTCGGCCGTCCACGCCGGCATCAGGGCCAGCGTCCCGCCGTACTGCCAGTACACCACGCCGACCATGAGGAACAGCAACCACACGTTCTCGGCGGCGATCACGGCCGGCAGCGCGAAAAGGCACCCCGCGGCAGCCAGGCCGTTCAGGCCGAAGGCGTTCACCCGACCGACGCGGTCCGAGTAGGTGCCGGTGCCAACCCGGCCGCTCGCGTTCACGATGCCGCCGTAGGCCGCCAGCAGCCAGGCGTTCGCGGCGAAGAAGGCGATGCCGCTCGCCGTCTTGTTCAGGATCGGGGCCGCGTTGGCGATCACCAACAGCCCCGCCTGCGCCGACCCGACGAACAGGGCGACCAGCGCCGGGAACTGCCACGTCCGCACCACCTGCGACGCCGGCACGTCCGCGATCGCGGGCTTCGCAGCGGCCGCGCTGCCGACGGCCGCGCCCGGCGGCACGTAGTCACTCGGCGGCATCTTCAGGAACTGCGCGGCGAGAACGATGACGGTGGCGAACAGGACGCCGAGGGCGACGAAGCTGGTGGTCAGCCCGCCTTCGGCGATTAACTGCTTTGCCAGCGGGGCGATGTACACCGCGGCCCCGCCGTAGCCGCCGACGACGAGCCCGACGATCAGCCCGCGACGGTGCGGCCCGAACCAGCGCACGGCCGCCGGCGTTGCCGCCGCGTACCCGAGCCCCATGCCGATGCCCCCCAACAGCCCGAATCCGACGACCAGGCCGAGGTAGCTCTTCATCACGCCGGCGACGACGCACCCGAGGCCGAGGCAGAGCCCGGCGAGGGTGGCGCCGGCGCGCGGGCCGTAGCGGTCCTGGAGCCGTCCGCCGGGGATCATGAACAGGGCGAACGTGAACCCGCAGATGGCGTAGGCCCACGTCGCCTCGGCGTCCGACAGGTAGTGCCAGCCGGCGTTCGCGCCGGTCATCGGGTCGCCGGGCGAGCTTCCCTTCGGGGCGAGGAGCGCGCCCTTCCAGACGCTCCACGCGTAGAGGATGCCGAGGCACAGGTTCACCGCCACGCCGGCCCCGGTGACCACCCACGCCCGGCCCGGCACCCGCCCCGGCTGTCCCATCGCGTACTCCTGGGAGAAGGGGACACGATACCACACCGCGGCCCGAGCGGATACACTTCGCTCACCTCCCGGAGGCCCGCCGCATGCGCCCGCTCGTCCTCTCGCTGCTCGTCCTCCCCGCCGCGTTCGCGCAAGACGCCGACCCGATCTTCGAACCCGGCGCGAAGCTCACCGTCCTCGCCGCGAAGGACTCGGCCGGCGAAGGCCCGGCGTGGGACCCCGAACTCGGCGTCCTCACCAGCGGACACGCCGGCGTACACCGCTTCTCGCCCGACGGCACCTCGTCGGTCTGGCGCGAGAAGGCCGGCACCAACGGCCTCCTGTTCGACCGCCAGGGCCGGCTCATCGCCTGCGAGCCGGTGGCGCGCCGCGTCACCCGCACCGACCGCGACGGCAAGGTGACCGTGCTCACCGACTCGTTCGGCGGCAAGAAGTACAACCAGCCGAACGACCTGACCGTGGACTCGAAGGGCCGCGTCTACTTCTCCGACCCGCGCTACGGCCCGCGCGACGACATGCAACAGCGCGATGCCGCCGGCAACACCATCGAGGGCGTCTACCGCATCGACCCGGACGGCCGCGTTCACCGCGTGATCGGCCGCGAAGTCGAACGCGCCAACGGCGTGCTCGTGTCGGCGGACGACAAGTTCCTGTTCGTGGCGGACAACAACAACGGCGTCGGCGGCGCCCGCAAGCTGTGGCGGTTCGACCTGAAGCCGGACGGCACGGTCGGCGACAAGAAGCTGCTGTACGACTGGGGCACCGGCCGCGGCCCGGACGGCGTGAAGCAAGACGCGAAGGGTCGGCTGTACGTCGCCGGCGGGCTGAACAAGCCGAACCCGCCCGCCGAGCCCGCCGCCGACGTGAAGGGCGGCATCTACGTCATCGACCCCGCCGACGGGAAGAAGCTGGCGTTCCTTCCGGTGCCGACGGACGAGGTGACGAACTGCGCCTTCGGCGGCGCCGACCGGCGGACGCTGTACGTGACCGGTGGCGGCGTGTTGTACTCGACCCGCACCACGACGCCGGGCCGCGTGCTATGGCCGGTGCGGTAACGGCCCCGATTTCCACCCGCCCACGGATCGGGTACACTACCCGCCCACCCCCCGCGCCTCCCGGGAAACCTCCCCATGACCCGTTGGCTCGCCGCCGCCCTCCTGCTGATCGCCGCCGGCCCCGCCGCCGCGCAGCTGCCGCCCGACAAAACCCTCGCCTCCATGAAGGTTGCCGACGGCCTCCAGGTCGAGCTGTTCGCCCACGAACCGATGGTCATCAACCCGACCAACCTCGACGTGGACCACAAGGGCCGCGTCTGGGTCGCCGAGGCCGTGAACTACCGCCGCAAGGGGTTCGGCCGCCCGATGCTCCGCAACGAGGGCGACCGCATCCAGGTGCTCATCGACGAGACGGGCGCCGGCAAGGCCACGAAAGCCGTCACGTTCTACCAGGGGCAGGAACTGTACGGGCCGCTCAGCGTCACGGTCATCCCGCAGGCCGACGGCAAGGTGTTGCGGGTGCTCGTCTGCCAGTCGCCGGACATCCTCGAATTCTGGGACAAGGACGGCGACCTGAAGGCCGACGGCCCGCCGACGAAGTTCCTCACCGGCTTCCGCGGCTTCGACCACGACCACGGCGTCCACGGCCTCACCGTCGGCCCGGACGGCAAGCTGTACTTCACCGTCGGCGACAGCGGCGTGGGCGGGTTGCAGTCGAAGGACGGCAAGGGGCGCAAGTGGGAGTCGAACACCACCGACTGCCGCGCCGGTACCGTGTGGCGGTGCGACCAGGACGGCACCAACCTCGAACTCGTGGCCCACAACTTCCGCAACAACTACGAGGCCTGCGTCGACTCGTTCGGCGAGGTGTGGCTGAGCGACAACGACGACGACGGCAACCAGCAGACGCGCATCTGCTACGTGATGCCCGGCGGCAACTACGGCTACAACCCGCGCGGCCCCGGCCAGACGCACTGGCACGAGGAGCAGCCGGGGATCGTCCACAAGGCGATGCGGACGGGGTTCGGCAGCCCGACCGGGATCACGTTCTACGAGGGCTCGCTGCTGCCGGAGAAGTACCGCGGCCACCTGCTCCACTGCGACGCCGGGCCGCGCGAGGTGCGGGCGTTCTTCCGCAAGCCGAAGGGCACCGGCTACGAGCTGGACAAGGAGGTGATCCTGACCAGTTCCGACACCTGGTTCCGCCCGAGCGGCGTGCGGGTGGCGCCGGACGGCAGCGTGTTCGTGTGCGACTGGTACGACCCCGGCGTCGGCGGCCACGGCATGGGCGACTGGAAGATGGGCCGCGTCTTCCGCATCTACCCGTCCGGCCACGACGGCTACAAGGTGCCGGAGGTGAAGCTCGACACGAAGGAGGGCGTGCTGGCGGCGCTCGGCTCGCCCAACCAGGCAACGCGCACAGCGGTGCTTACGAAGCTAGAATCCATGCCACCCGCTGCCGCGGTTGGACAGGTAGTGGATGGACTAACACGCTCGTCAACGATCTCTCAGGCCCGGGCGTTCTTTACATTGGATCAACTAACCGCTCGCCGACGAGACGGCCAGCAAGCCAATCTGCCAGCCGGGGCAGAGGCCAAGCTGGTAGACTTTCTCCGATTTAAGGCAGAAGACCGCCAATTCGGAACGGCCATGGCCCGCACCCAAGCCATGGACAAGTATCCCCTCGGCTTCGGGTCCGGCGAGGAGCAAGATTGGACGAAGTGGGTCGAAACACGTGACCCCGCTATGGTCCGGGAATTCCTGGTCACACTGCGGTTGGTTCCGACCCAATACGCGAAGAAGTATGTGCCGCTCGCTGCCAAGAGGTACGACGGCCAGGATCACTTCTACCGGGCCGCGCTGAACATCGCCTGCGGCACCGACCCGGCCCGGCGCGACGCCATCCTCGCCGACTTCGACAAGCACTTCCCGACGTGGGACGACAAGGTCGCCGACCTGGTATGGGAGCTGCGGCCGAAGTCGGTCCTGCCGCGGCTGCCGGCGCTCCTCACCGACGCCAAGCTCACCGCCGCCCAGAAGGCGCGCGTCGTGGACATCCTCGCCGTCAGCGACGACCCGAAGGCTGGCGCCGCCATGCTGTCCGTCCTCCGGGGCGACGCCGCCCCCGAGGTGAAGGCGCGGGCGCTCGACCAACTCCGGCTGTTCCTGCCGACGAAGTGGAACGGCCTCCGCACCAGCCCCGACCTCACCGCCGCCATCGACGGGTTGCTGAACACCCCCGCCACGCGGCTCACCGGCCTCCAGCTGATCGCCGCCGCGGGCAACACCAGCCGCGCCCCGGTCGTGACCGCGATTGCCGACGACAAGGCCGCCGCCGCGGAGGTCCGCACCGAGGCCGTACGCACGCTCGGCAAGCTGAAGTCGGCCGCGTCCGTGGACGCGCTGGCGGCGCTGGCGAAGGCCGGCCCGCCGGTCGGCACCGAAGCCGTGAACGCCCTCGGCGGGCTCGTCGGCACGAGCCCCAAGCTCGACGACACCGCCACCAAGGCGCTGACGGCGCTGCAAGGGCTGGTCGAGAGCAAGGACGCCCAGCGGGCGGCGCTCGGGGCGCTCGCCGGCACTCGCGCCGGCACCGTCTGGCTGCTCGACCAGCACGCCGCGAAGAAGCTGCCGGCGCCTCTCGTGGCTGAGGCCGGGCAGCTGCTCCGCAACAGCCCGTTCCAGGGCGAGCGGAACCGCGCGATGGTGCTGTTCCCCGCCCCCGGTCGGCTCGACCTGAAGAACCTGCCGCCGATGGCCACGCTTGTTGCCCGCACCGGCGACGCCGCCCGCGGCAAGGCGGTGTGGGACGCCTCGCTCACTGGCGCGGCGCAGTGCGCCAAGTGCCACACCGTCCGCGGCGTCGGCGGGCAGGTCGGGCCGGACCTGTCGATGATCGGCAAGAAGGCGAGCCGCGAGAACCTGTTCGACTCGATCCTCGACCCGTCGAAGGCCATCGCCGACCAGCACACGTCGTACACCCTCACCACCGCGGCCGGGCTGACCGTGACCGGGCTGCTGGTGAACGACACCCCGCAGGCGGTCACCCTCCGCGACGCCAACGGCAAGGACACGTCGATCCCGAAGGCGGACATCGACGGCGAGGTGCGGAAGTCGAAGGTGTCGCTGATGCCGCAGGACGTGGTGGCGGCGCTGAGCGCCGACGAGCTGGTGGACCTCGTCACCTACATGCAGACGCTCCAGACCGCGGCGTACACGCCGGAGGCGTTCCGCGTCGCGGGGCCGTTCCCGGCCGCGACGATGACCGAGGCGCTGGCGAAGGAACACGGCCCCGAGAAGGCGGCGTTCGACCCGGCGGCGAAGTTCGGCGCCGTGGCGTGGCGCACGATCCGGCCCGACACGAAGGGCTACGTCGATCTCGCGGGGCTGCACGGCATCGCGGGGAAGCAGTCGGCGAGCTACCTGGTCGCCGAGATCGACTCGCCCGACGAGCAGAACGCGCAGGTGCTGCTGGGCATCGACGACAGCGCGGTCCTGTGGCTGAACGGCCGCGAGGTGTTCCGCCACGCGGACATGCGTGCCGCGGCGCCGGGCCAGCACACGGTAGCGGTGCGGCTGACGAAGGGGAAGAACACCGTGCTGCTGAAGGTGGCCAACGGCGACAATCCGCACGGGGCATACTTCACGCTGTTGAGCGGGACCGAGGTGCGTGCCGCGAGATAAACCAAGACTGAATGGCCGCAAAAAGGCACAAAAGACACAAAAGGGAAGACCGAGCCGGGACAGAACTCTGGTTTTGATCGGTCTTCCGTTTTGTGTCTTTTGTGCCTTTTTGCGGCCAATCCTCTTCCGGAGTACCCCCATGCCCCGCGTTTCCCGCCGCGCGTTCGCCGCGAGCGCAGCCGCGCTCCCCGCCGCCAGCTACGCGCAAATCCCCGGCGCCAACGACCGCGTGCGGCTCGGCTGCATCGGCGTCGGCAACCGCGGCGACCAGCTCCTCGACGCCTTCCTCACCCACGCGGACCAGCAGGTCGTCGCCGTCGCCGACGTGAACGCGCCGTACCTCCCCGCCGCGGCCGCGAAGGTGGCGAAGGCGAGCGGCTCCAGCCCCGACACGGTGAAGGAGTACCGCCGCGTCCTCGACCGCCGCGACGTGGACGCGGTTGTGATCGCCACGCCCGACCACTGGCACGCGCTGCAGTTCGTGGACGCCTGCCACGCCGGCAAGCACGTCTACTGCGAGAAGCCGCTGAGCCTCACGATCTCGGAAGGCCGCCGCATGGCCGACGTGGCCCGGCAGACGCGCCGCGTCACGCAGGTCGGCCTGCACCGACGTAGCTCGCCGCTCGTCGCCGAGGCGGTGAAGCTCATCCGCGACGGCGCCATCGGCAAGGTGACGGTGGCAAAGTGCTACCACCACCGGAACGAGACGCCGATGGGCATCGGCGCCCCCGCCGACGGGGAGCCGCCCGCCGGCCTCGACTACGAGCTGTGGCTCGGGCCGGCGCCGAAGGTGCCGTTCAACCGGAACAAGGTGCTGTACAAGTTCCGCTGGTTCTGGGACTACAGCGGCGGCCAGCTCACGAACTTCGGAACGCACTACCTCGACGTCATCCAGTGGGCGCTCAACCAGGAGGCGCCGAAGGCGGTGGCGTGCCTGGGCGGCCGGTTCGGGACGGAGGACAACCGCCAGATCCCCGACACGCTCGAGGCGGTGTGGCAGTACGACGGCTGCCTGGTGACGTTCAGCCAGTTCAACTGCAACGCCGCGGCGGGGAACGTGAAGTCGGGCACGATCGAGTTCCGCGGCACCCAGGGCACGCTCGTCCTCAACGACGCGGCGACGGTGCTGGAGATCCTCCCCGAGAACGTCCGCGTGGAGGAGTTGCCGGCGCTGAGCCCGCTGGAGCGCGAGGCGAACGCGAAGCAGGGCCGGGCCGTGCGTCAGGCGCGGATGCCGGACGTCCGCAGGGCTGCCGGCGACCCGACGCCGCTCCACGCCCGCAGCTTCCTCGACGGCGTGAAGACCGGCTCGGCGACGACGTGCCCGGCGGAGGTCGGCCACCGCTCGACGACGGCGACGCTCCTGGCCCGGGTGGCGCTCATGCAGGGGAAGACGCTGCAGTGGGACGCGAAGGCCGAGCGGATCACGAACGACGCCGACAGCAACCGGCTGCTGGGCTACGAGTACCGGGCGCCGTACAAGCTGGGGTGACCGTCCCGGTCACCCGGCCCCGGCGGCGCGGTCGGGTGACCAACCGGCGCACGCGCACGCGGCCAGCGCCTGACCCAACTCGGCGGCCGACCCGTGCCGCTCGGCCGGGGGCTTCGCCAGGCACCGGGCCACCACCGCGGCGAGGTCGGCTGGCACGTCCGCGCGCACGTCCGCCAGGGGCGGCGCGGGCTCCGCGCGGTGCGCGGCCAGGAGCTGGCCGAGCCCCTTCGCCTGGAAGGGCGGCCGCCCGGCGAGCGCGAAGAACGCCACCGCCCCCAGGCTGTACACGTCGCTGCGGGCGTCCACGTCGGCCTCGCCGGCCGCCTGTTCCGGACTCATGTACGCCGGCGTCCCCATGACCGTGCCCGCCCGCGTGAGCCGGGCGTCCGGGTCGGCCGAGAGGTCCTGCACCAGCCCGAAGTCGAGCAACTTCGCCACGTCTCGCTCCCCGCCGAGGGCGGCGACGATGACGTTCCCGGGCTTGAGGTCGCGGTGGACGAGCCCGGCCGCGTGCGCCTCGGCCAGTGCCCCGCACAGCTGCCGCAGGAGGTACACGGCCCGCCCCGGGGGGAGGGGGCCGGCGTCGCGGACGAGCGCCTCCAGGGTCGGGCCGTCGAGGTACTCCATGACGAGGTAGAAGCTGCCGTCGTCGGCCCGGCCGTAGTCGTAGACGCGGACCGTGTTGGCGTGCGACAGCCCGGTGACGGCCCGGACCTCCCGCTCGAACCGGGCGGCGGCGGCCGGGTGGGCGGCGGCCTCGGGGCGGACGAACTTGACGGCGCACGGCCGCTTGAGCAGCGCGTGCTCGGCCAGCCACACCTCGCCCATGCCGCCCTCGCCGAGCTTCCGCTTGAGGGCGTACTGGCCGACCCGCTCGGCCCGCCGCTCGGCCTCGAACGCCCGCCGCTGGAGGGCCGACACCCGCGCGGCCGCGAACACCGCGATGGCCGCCGGGAACGCCAGGAGCGCCGCCGCCTGGACGAGCAGCGGGACGAGGTCGTCGCGGAGCCCGGGGGTGGTCCACGCGGCCGCGGCCGCCGCCAGGAACGGCACCGCGGCGATGGCCGCCACCGCGCTCAGGCTCCGCCGCCGGGTGTTCGGGACGAGCACCCCGTAGGCGACAATGGTGGTGGTGAACAAGGGCAGGGTGGCCAGCCCGTAGAACCCGACGGTGATCTGCGGGTCGGGGGTGAGCCAGGCGGTATGCGCCAGCATCACGTACCGGAGCCACCCGAAGAAGGCGACGAGGGTGGCGAAGTGGACGAACTCCCACCCGCGGAGGGCGCGGAGGGTGAGCCCGGGCCGCAGCCACAGCACCACCGCCCCGCCCAGGCACTCGGCAAACGGCGGGGCCAGGAGCCACGGGTTCCCCTGGTCCGGGCGGAACAGCGGGTTGTTGTTCGGGGTGGACCAGCTGAGAACCTGGAGGAGGCCGACGCACAGCAGCGCGAGGAGGTGGACGAGGATCAGCCGCGACCGGAGGAGGACGCGGACTTCGTCGTCGAACCCCGGGCCGGCGGTCGGCCCGGCGGCCCAGGGGGCGGTGGCGGCCGGCAGGGCCGCCGCGGTCACGGTCGGCGCGGCGCTCGGGGCGGTCATCGGGTGTCACCTGGGGCGGC carries:
- a CDS encoding serine/threonine-protein kinase: MTAPSAAPTVTAAALPAATAPWAAGPTAGPGFDDEVRVLLRSRLILVHLLALLCVGLLQVLSWSTPNNNPLFRPDQGNPWLLAPPFAECLGGAVVLWLRPGLTLRALRGWEFVHFATLVAFFGWLRYVMLAHTAWLTPDPQITVGFYGLATLPLFTTTIVAYGVLVPNTRRRSLSAVAAIAAVPFLAAAAAAWTTPGLRDDLVPLLVQAAALLAFPAAIAVFAAARVSALQRRAFEAERRAERVGQYALKRKLGEGGMGEVWLAEHALLKRPCAVKFVRPEAAAHPAAAARFEREVRAVTGLSHANTVRVYDYGRADDGSFYLVMEYLDGPTLEALVRDAGPLPPGRAVYLLRQLCGALAEAHAAGLVHRDLKPGNVIVAALGGERDVAKLLDFGLVQDLSADPDARLTRAGTVMGTPAYMSPEQAAGEADVDARSDVYSLGAVAFFALAGRPPFQAKGLGQLLAAHRAEPAPPLADVRADVPADLAAVVARCLAKPPAERHGSAAELGQALAACACAGWSPDRAAGAG
- a CDS encoding class I SAM-dependent methyltransferase — its product is MLPDWQLPAGVDRGLWDYLRAADMVAGYDAQMAASPLARADVAFCERAFPTPGRLIDLGCGTGRLCVHFAAKGYACVGVDLSEPMLAQARANAAAAGVSVEWKAANLVELGELSGGSFDYAACLFSTLGMVRGAENRAKVVANAFRLLKPGGQFVLHVHNRYFRGLGSGVVWRQRWRTLLGRADAGDVTMPQAYGGAPLTLHHFTRRGAVRLLEAAGFRVVEVAAVGVDGAPARGAYGYLMLAERGRVSAPCDGAVNHV
- a CDS encoding SMP-30/gluconolactonase/LRE family protein, producing MRPLVLSLLVLPAAFAQDADPIFEPGAKLTVLAAKDSAGEGPAWDPELGVLTSGHAGVHRFSPDGTSSVWREKAGTNGLLFDRQGRLIACEPVARRVTRTDRDGKVTVLTDSFGGKKYNQPNDLTVDSKGRVYFSDPRYGPRDDMQQRDAAGNTIEGVYRIDPDGRVHRVIGREVERANGVLVSADDKFLFVADNNNGVGGARKLWRFDLKPDGTVGDKKLLYDWGTGRGPDGVKQDAKGRLYVAGGLNKPNPPAEPAADVKGGIYVIDPADGKKLAFLPVPTDEVTNCAFGGADRRTLYVTGGGVLYSTRTTTPGRVLWPVR
- a CDS encoding L-lactate MFS transporter produces the protein MGQPGRVPGRAWVVTGAGVAVNLCLGILYAWSVWKGALLAPKGSSPGDPMTGANAGWHYLSDAEATWAYAICGFTFALFMIPGGRLQDRYGPRAGATLAGLCLGLGCVVAGVMKSYLGLVVGFGLLGGIGMGLGYAAATPAAVRWFGPHRRGLIVGLVVGGYGGAAVYIAPLAKQLIAEGGLTTSFVALGVLFATVIVLAAQFLKMPPSDYVPPGAAVGSAAAAKPAIADVPASQVVRTWQFPALVALFVGSAQAGLLVIANAAPILNKTASGIAFFAANAWLLAAYGGIVNASGRVGTGTYSDRVGRVNAFGLNGLAAAGCLFALPAVIAAENVWLLFLMVGVVYWQYGGTLALMPAWTADFFGAKNLGLNYGLVFLGWGIAFFVPQIAGFIKDATGTLDGAFYLSGGLLVAAVVGSRFVVKPS
- a CDS encoding PVC-type heme-binding CxxCH protein — its product is MTRWLAAALLLIAAGPAAAQLPPDKTLASMKVADGLQVELFAHEPMVINPTNLDVDHKGRVWVAEAVNYRRKGFGRPMLRNEGDRIQVLIDETGAGKATKAVTFYQGQELYGPLSVTVIPQADGKVLRVLVCQSPDILEFWDKDGDLKADGPPTKFLTGFRGFDHDHGVHGLTVGPDGKLYFTVGDSGVGGLQSKDGKGRKWESNTTDCRAGTVWRCDQDGTNLELVAHNFRNNYEACVDSFGEVWLSDNDDDGNQQTRICYVMPGGNYGYNPRGPGQTHWHEEQPGIVHKAMRTGFGSPTGITFYEGSLLPEKYRGHLLHCDAGPREVRAFFRKPKGTGYELDKEVILTSSDTWFRPSGVRVAPDGSVFVCDWYDPGVGGHGMGDWKMGRVFRIYPSGHDGYKVPEVKLDTKEGVLAALGSPNQATRTAVLTKLESMPPAAAVGQVVDGLTRSSTISQARAFFTLDQLTARRRDGQQANLPAGAEAKLVDFLRFKAEDRQFGTAMARTQAMDKYPLGFGSGEEQDWTKWVETRDPAMVREFLVTLRLVPTQYAKKYVPLAAKRYDGQDHFYRAALNIACGTDPARRDAILADFDKHFPTWDDKVADLVWELRPKSVLPRLPALLTDAKLTAAQKARVVDILAVSDDPKAGAAMLSVLRGDAAPEVKARALDQLRLFLPTKWNGLRTSPDLTAAIDGLLNTPATRLTGLQLIAAAGNTSRAPVVTAIADDKAAAAEVRTEAVRTLGKLKSAASVDALAALAKAGPPVGTEAVNALGGLVGTSPKLDDTATKALTALQGLVESKDAQRAALGALAGTRAGTVWLLDQHAAKKLPAPLVAEAGQLLRNSPFQGERNRAMVLFPAPGRLDLKNLPPMATLVARTGDAARGKAVWDASLTGAAQCAKCHTVRGVGGQVGPDLSMIGKKASRENLFDSILDPSKAIADQHTSYTLTTAAGLTVTGLLVNDTPQAVTLRDANGKDTSIPKADIDGEVRKSKVSLMPQDVVAALSADELVDLVTYMQTLQTAAYTPEAFRVAGPFPAATMTEALAKEHGPEKAAFDPAAKFGAVAWRTIRPDTKGYVDLAGLHGIAGKQSASYLVAEIDSPDEQNAQVLLGIDDSAVLWLNGREVFRHADMRAAAPGQHTVAVRLTKGKNTVLLKVANGDNPHGAYFTLLSGTEVRAAR
- a CDS encoding Gfo/Idh/MocA family protein, which translates into the protein MPRVSRRAFAASAAALPAASYAQIPGANDRVRLGCIGVGNRGDQLLDAFLTHADQQVVAVADVNAPYLPAAAAKVAKASGSSPDTVKEYRRVLDRRDVDAVVIATPDHWHALQFVDACHAGKHVYCEKPLSLTISEGRRMADVARQTRRVTQVGLHRRSSPLVAEAVKLIRDGAIGKVTVAKCYHHRNETPMGIGAPADGEPPAGLDYELWLGPAPKVPFNRNKVLYKFRWFWDYSGGQLTNFGTHYLDVIQWALNQEAPKAVACLGGRFGTEDNRQIPDTLEAVWQYDGCLVTFSQFNCNAAAGNVKSGTIEFRGTQGTLVLNDAATVLEILPENVRVEELPALSPLEREANAKQGRAVRQARMPDVRRAAGDPTPLHARSFLDGVKTGSATTCPAEVGHRSTTATLLARVALMQGKTLQWDAKAERITNDADSNRLLGYEYRAPYKLG